Proteins from one Salinispora arenicola genomic window:
- a CDS encoding sterol carrier family protein, with the protein MSSSCVSSAAVVAALSALDEGRVPDRPVFRAAVRALLTGLAERAPGRSVEVRVPPYGAVQCVPGPRHTRGTPPNVVEMDPETWLRVATGAVSWAKAVTEGRVRVSGVRADLAAYLPL; encoded by the coding sequence GTGTCCTCTTCGTGCGTGAGTTCTGCTGCAGTCGTGGCGGCGCTGTCGGCGCTCGATGAGGGGCGCGTCCCCGATCGTCCCGTGTTCCGTGCGGCGGTTCGTGCCCTGTTGACCGGGCTCGCGGAGCGGGCACCCGGTCGGTCGGTGGAGGTGCGTGTTCCACCTTACGGCGCGGTTCAGTGCGTCCCGGGCCCCCGACACACCCGGGGTACTCCGCCGAACGTGGTCGAGATGGACCCGGAGACCTGGTTGAGGGTCGCGACGGGGGCCGTCTCCTGGGCGAAAGCGGTCACTGAGGGTCGCGTACGGGTGAGTGGGGTCAGGGCTGACCTGGCCGCGTACCTGCCGCTCTAG
- a CDS encoding 2-phosphosulfolactate phosphatase — translation MTAAAHTQPGSGARFEWGLAGAAELSRVCAVLVVVDVLSFTTAVEVAVGRGTRVHPFPWGEQAAEYARRIGAVAAVGRRSVAPEQPWSLSPAALAAAPAVRELVLPSPNGSAISAAASATGLPVVAACLRNARAVGRWLHRQGYGTTHAPIGVVAAGERWPDTSLRPAVEDQLGAAYVLDALSRVPGGLSVEAALALAALASTPDVPAAVRGSVSGRELAEGGFAADVEMAVQVNVSDVVPVLRNDVFSAA, via the coding sequence GTGACCGCAGCCGCGCATACCCAGCCCGGCTCCGGCGCCCGGTTCGAGTGGGGGCTGGCGGGGGCGGCTGAACTCAGCCGGGTCTGCGCGGTGCTGGTGGTGGTGGACGTGCTCTCGTTCACCACCGCCGTCGAGGTGGCGGTGGGCCGGGGCACGCGGGTGCACCCCTTCCCCTGGGGAGAGCAGGCCGCCGAGTACGCCCGCCGAATCGGTGCCGTGGCCGCCGTGGGCCGCCGTAGCGTCGCGCCGGAGCAGCCGTGGTCACTTTCCCCGGCGGCGCTGGCCGCCGCTCCGGCCGTCCGCGAGCTGGTTCTGCCGTCGCCCAACGGCTCGGCCATCAGTGCGGCGGCGAGTGCCACCGGATTGCCGGTGGTCGCGGCGTGCCTGCGCAACGCCCGCGCCGTCGGCCGCTGGCTGCACCGGCAGGGGTACGGCACGACGCACGCCCCGATCGGGGTCGTGGCTGCCGGTGAACGCTGGCCGGACACGTCGTTGCGTCCGGCGGTGGAGGACCAACTCGGCGCGGCCTACGTGCTGGATGCGCTCTCCAGGGTGCCGGGTGGGCTCTCCGTCGAGGCAGCGTTGGCGCTCGCCGCGCTGGCCAGTACCCCGGACGTCCCGGCGGCCGTCCGGGGCAGTGTATCTGGTCGGGAACTCGCCGAAGGGGGCTTCGCCGCGGACGTAGAGATGGCCGTCCAGGTCAACGTGTCAGACGTGGTGCCCGTGCTGCGCAACGATGTGTTCTCCGCCGCCTGA
- the purL gene encoding phosphoribosylformylglycinamidine synthase subunit PurL codes for MTTQDPVRDSDAAVAGPTAAPDRDATVIGWVGGVDTVPHAGDSPDELQPYAELGLRDDEYARIRQLLNRRPTQAELAMYSIMWSEHCSYKSSKVHLRQFGEKAPSSDRMLAGIGENAGVVRVSDELAVTFKVESHNHPSFVEPHQGAATGVGGIVRDILAMGARPVAVMDPLRFGAADHPDTARVLPGVVAGIGGYGNCLGLPNIGGEVVFDPCYQGNPLVNALCVGVLPVDRLQNKAAAGTGNVVVLMGAKTGRDGIGGVSVLASATFDEGSEQRRPSVQVGDPFIEKLLIEACLELYDEQLVVGIQDLGGAGLTCALAETAAAAGTGMRVWLERVPLREPSMEPHEILASESQERMLLVVEPEKLEAVLQTAEKWGVLATAIGEVTAPAPDGQPGRLVITWRDHLVVDVPPGSLADDGPVYHRPMREPADLILLQADRAETLPRPSDPDSLRETVLRMIASPNLADKTWVTEQYDRYVLGNTVLAQPEDSGVIRIDERSGIGIALSVDGNGRYARLDPYHGAKLALAEAYRNVAVTGAKPIAVTDCLNFGSPEDPGVMWQFAETVRGIADGCGELGIPVTGGNVSFYNQTGAAAIHPTPVVGVLGVLDDVADRIPMGFVPRDGGHDQIYLLGDTNVELSGSEWAWATHEHLGGVPPRVDLDRERAIADLMAVAARGGHLSSAHDLSDGGLAQSLVESCLRRGVGARVTLPEQFTGGSMPFVFLFSESAGRVLVSVPRGHEKAFTALAAEHGVPCELIGVTDTAGGALELHGQFRLGLDELRAAHSATLPRLFGGAELGAANASAVGDAGSPAGAVATPPVTMVEEPTATGGPAAPIDTEPPPGADER; via the coding sequence ATGACCACCCAGGACCCGGTCCGGGACTCGGACGCCGCTGTGGCCGGACCAACGGCCGCCCCTGACCGGGACGCCACCGTCATCGGCTGGGTCGGCGGCGTGGACACCGTCCCCCATGCCGGCGACAGCCCGGACGAGCTTCAGCCCTACGCCGAACTGGGCCTCCGCGACGACGAGTACGCCCGGATCCGGCAGCTGCTCAACCGTCGACCCACCCAGGCCGAGTTGGCCATGTACTCGATCATGTGGAGCGAGCACTGCTCCTACAAGTCGAGCAAGGTGCACCTGAGGCAGTTCGGGGAGAAGGCCCCGTCCAGCGACCGGATGCTCGCCGGCATCGGTGAGAATGCGGGCGTGGTTCGGGTCTCCGACGAGCTCGCGGTCACCTTCAAGGTCGAGTCGCACAACCACCCGAGCTTCGTCGAGCCCCACCAGGGCGCGGCCACCGGCGTCGGCGGCATCGTCCGGGACATCCTCGCCATGGGCGCCCGCCCGGTCGCGGTGATGGACCCGTTGCGCTTCGGCGCGGCCGACCACCCGGACACCGCCCGCGTGCTGCCGGGCGTGGTCGCCGGGATCGGCGGCTACGGCAACTGCCTCGGCCTGCCGAACATCGGTGGCGAGGTCGTCTTTGACCCCTGCTACCAGGGCAACCCGCTGGTCAACGCACTCTGCGTCGGCGTGCTGCCGGTCGACCGGCTTCAGAACAAGGCCGCCGCCGGGACCGGAAACGTCGTGGTGCTGATGGGCGCCAAGACCGGCCGCGACGGTATCGGCGGCGTGTCGGTGCTGGCCAGCGCCACCTTTGACGAGGGCAGTGAGCAGCGCCGTCCCTCGGTGCAGGTGGGTGACCCGTTTATCGAGAAGCTACTCATCGAGGCGTGCCTGGAGCTCTATGACGAGCAGCTCGTCGTCGGAATCCAGGACCTCGGTGGCGCCGGGCTGACGTGTGCCCTCGCCGAGACGGCCGCCGCGGCGGGCACCGGCATGCGGGTCTGGCTCGAGCGGGTACCGCTGCGGGAGCCTTCGATGGAACCGCACGAGATCCTGGCCAGCGAGTCCCAGGAACGGATGCTGCTGGTCGTCGAGCCGGAGAAGCTGGAGGCGGTGCTCCAGACCGCCGAGAAGTGGGGCGTGCTGGCCACCGCGATCGGCGAGGTCACCGCACCGGCCCCGGACGGCCAGCCGGGCCGCCTGGTCATCACCTGGCGGGATCATCTGGTCGTCGACGTCCCACCGGGCTCGTTGGCCGACGACGGGCCGGTCTACCACCGGCCGATGCGTGAGCCGGCCGACCTGATCCTGCTCCAGGCCGACCGCGCGGAGACGCTACCCCGGCCGAGTGACCCCGACTCCCTACGGGAGACGGTCCTACGGATGATCGCCTCGCCGAACCTCGCCGACAAGACCTGGGTCACCGAGCAGTACGACCGGTACGTGTTGGGGAACACCGTGCTCGCTCAGCCCGAGGACTCGGGTGTGATCCGGATCGACGAGCGGAGCGGTATCGGCATCGCGCTCTCCGTCGACGGCAACGGCCGGTACGCCCGCCTCGACCCCTACCACGGCGCCAAGCTCGCGCTGGCCGAGGCGTACCGGAACGTGGCCGTGACCGGTGCCAAGCCGATCGCCGTCACCGACTGCCTCAACTTCGGTTCGCCAGAGGACCCGGGCGTGATGTGGCAGTTCGCCGAGACCGTCCGTGGCATCGCCGACGGCTGCGGCGAACTGGGCATCCCGGTGACCGGCGGTAACGTCAGCTTCTACAACCAGACCGGCGCAGCAGCCATCCATCCAACCCCGGTGGTGGGTGTCCTCGGCGTGCTGGACGACGTGGCCGACCGGATCCCGATGGGCTTCGTCCCGCGCGACGGCGGTCACGACCAGATCTACCTGCTGGGTGACACGAACGTGGAGTTGTCCGGATCGGAGTGGGCGTGGGCTACCCACGAACACCTCGGCGGCGTACCTCCCCGGGTGGACCTCGACCGGGAACGGGCGATCGCCGACCTGATGGCGGTGGCGGCCCGGGGTGGGCACCTCAGCTCCGCACACGACCTCTCCGACGGCGGTCTCGCGCAGAGCCTGGTCGAGTCCTGCCTGCGCCGGGGTGTCGGTGCCCGGGTCACTCTGCCGGAGCAGTTCACCGGCGGCTCGATGCCGTTCGTCTTCCTGTTCAGCGAATCCGCCGGCCGGGTGCTGGTCTCGGTGCCGCGCGGGCACGAGAAGGCGTTCACCGCACTGGCTGCCGAGCATGGCGTGCCGTGCGAGCTGATCGGCGTCACCGACACGGCGGGTGGGGCGCTGGAACTGCACGGCCAGTTCCGTCTTGGCTTGGACGAGCTGCGCGCCGCCCACAGTGCCACCCTGCCCCGCCTTTTCGGCGGCGCGGAACTCGGGGCGGCGAATGCCTCGGCGGTGGGCGACGCCGGCTCGCCGGCTGGTGCGGTCGCCACGCCGCCGGTCACGATGGTCGAGGAGCCGACCGCGACCGGTGGGCCAGCGGCTCCCATCGACACCGAGCCGCCACCCGGGGCGGACGAGCGCTGA
- the purQ gene encoding phosphoribosylformylglycinamidine synthase subunit PurQ, with protein MTARVGVVTFPGSLDDGDAARAVRLAGAEPVRLWHADPQLHGVDAVVLPGGFSYGDYLRCGAIARFAPVMGTIVDAARQGLPVLGICNGFQILCEAHLLPGALTRNQHLHFRNRDQILRIESAGTAWTNAFQPGQEVLIPVKNGEGCYVADAATLDQLEAEGRVVARYVGNPNGSQRDIAAITNSAGNVVGIMPHPEHAVEELTGPSLDGLGFFTSALKHLVETPA; from the coding sequence GTGACCGCCCGGGTTGGCGTGGTCACCTTCCCCGGGTCACTCGACGACGGGGACGCCGCGCGGGCCGTCCGGCTCGCCGGCGCCGAGCCGGTCCGCCTCTGGCACGCTGATCCGCAGCTGCACGGGGTGGACGCCGTCGTCCTGCCCGGCGGCTTCTCGTACGGCGACTACCTGCGCTGTGGTGCCATCGCCCGGTTCGCTCCCGTGATGGGGACGATCGTGGACGCCGCTCGGCAGGGTCTGCCGGTACTCGGCATCTGTAACGGTTTCCAGATCCTCTGCGAGGCGCACCTGCTGCCCGGGGCGCTGACCCGCAACCAGCACCTGCACTTCCGCAACCGGGACCAGATCCTGCGCATCGAGTCGGCCGGTACGGCCTGGACCAACGCGTTCCAGCCCGGCCAGGAGGTGCTGATTCCGGTCAAGAACGGCGAGGGCTGCTACGTTGCCGACGCCGCGACGCTGGACCAGCTCGAGGCCGAGGGTCGGGTGGTCGCCCGCTACGTGGGCAACCCGAACGGGTCACAGCGGGACATCGCCGCGATCACCAACTCCGCCGGCAACGTGGTCGGCATCATGCCGCACCCCGAGCACGCGGTGGAGGAGCTCACCGGCCCTTCCCTGGACGGCCTCGGCTTCTTCACCTCGGCGCTCAAACACCTGGTGGAGACCCCGGCGTGA
- the purS gene encoding phosphoribosylformylglycinamidine synthase subunit PurS has translation MPRVVVDVMLKPEILDPQGQAVANALPRLGVNDVASVRIGRRIEIEFTGEPDLNRAQEIADKLLANPVIEDFTVRLVEDDETVDARR, from the coding sequence GTGCCTCGCGTCGTCGTCGACGTCATGCTCAAACCTGAAATTCTCGATCCGCAGGGACAGGCCGTCGCAAACGCGCTGCCCCGGCTCGGCGTCAATGACGTCGCCTCGGTCCGGATCGGCCGGCGGATCGAGATCGAGTTCACCGGGGAGCCGGATCTGAACCGGGCTCAGGAGATCGCCGACAAGCTGCTCGCCAATCCGGTCATCGAGGATTTCACCGTCCGCCTGGTCGAGGACGACGAGACCGTGGACGCCCGCCGGTGA
- a CDS encoding S1 family peptidase: MRIRSLVAVLATTVAGVLGVSSGAVANPGPTPLIIGGGYVSSAPWAAAVFSNGSFTCSGTIIAPQWVLTARHCVGGSMSVRVGSVYRSSGGVTRTVTAAYGRYDLALMRLNSSVNTSYVTLANSNPPVGSTNSIYGWGMTCYSGCSASNQLKTADVRVTTNNASDAYGGQAIRTTRINGNAWRGDSGGPQFYNGRQVGVASTANGFNIQNYGSVAYNRSWIAAVAGV; the protein is encoded by the coding sequence ATGCGCATCCGATCCCTGGTCGCGGTCCTCGCCACCACCGTCGCGGGCGTACTCGGCGTCAGTTCCGGCGCCGTCGCCAACCCCGGCCCCACGCCCCTCATCATCGGCGGCGGCTACGTCTCCTCCGCACCGTGGGCCGCCGCCGTGTTCAGCAACGGCTCGTTCACCTGCTCCGGCACGATCATCGCCCCGCAGTGGGTACTCACCGCCCGACACTGCGTCGGCGGCTCGATGTCGGTCCGGGTCGGCAGTGTCTACCGCTCCTCCGGCGGCGTCACCCGCACCGTCACCGCCGCCTACGGCCGGTACGACCTGGCCCTGATGCGGCTGAACAGCTCGGTGAACACCAGCTACGTAACGCTGGCCAACAGCAACCCGCCGGTCGGCTCCACCAACTCGATCTACGGCTGGGGGATGACCTGCTACAGCGGCTGCTCGGCGTCCAACCAGCTGAAGACCGCAGACGTCCGGGTAACCACCAACAACGCCAGCGACGCGTACGGCGGACAGGCCATCCGGACCACCCGGATCAACGGCAACGCCTGGCGGGGCGACTCGGGTGGACCGCAGTTCTACAACGGCCGGCAGGTCGGCGTGGCGTCGACCGCCAACGGCTTCAACATCCAGAACTACGGCAGTGTCGCGTACAACCGGTCCTGGATCGCCGCGGTGGCCGGTGTCTGA
- a CDS encoding YbjQ family protein: protein MVGRAPTVRAAPFFTIRSGEQGPRWAPASTDSIGTVLVVTTDQLPGYEVRQILGEVVSSMARTRNPYREGVKNLRGGAYDPMAPDNLTRWRTDSVARLGEEARRLGANAVIGMRFDSRDCGEMWMEICAYGTAVIVVPTVPDVMPPDQPLVAAETAHEPAIAEEQPSGIAEPPSAPDLGSAAGTPTRDS from the coding sequence ATGGTCGGCCGAGCGCCGACCGTCCGCGCCGCGCCGTTTTTCACCATCCGATCAGGTGAACAAGGCCCACGTTGGGCCCCAGCGTCGACTGACAGCATCGGAACCGTGCTGGTCGTGACGACGGATCAACTACCCGGCTACGAGGTCCGCCAGATCCTCGGCGAGGTGGTCTCCTCGATGGCCAGGACCAGGAACCCGTACCGCGAGGGCGTGAAGAACCTCCGCGGCGGCGCGTACGACCCGATGGCGCCGGACAACCTGACCCGCTGGCGTACCGACTCGGTGGCCCGCCTCGGCGAGGAGGCCCGCCGGCTCGGCGCGAACGCGGTGATCGGGATGCGGTTCGACAGCCGGGACTGCGGGGAGATGTGGATGGAGATCTGCGCATACGGCACAGCGGTGATCGTGGTACCCACGGTCCCCGACGTCATGCCGCCCGACCAGCCCCTGGTGGCTGCGGAGACCGCACACGAGCCGGCGATCGCGGAGGAGCAGCCCAGCGGCATCGCCGAGCCGCCCAGTGCGCCTGACCTGGGCAGCGCGGCCGGAACTCCCACCCGCGACTCCTGA
- the purB gene encoding adenylosuccinate lyase, giving the protein MTTIPNVLANRYASPELVALWSPEEKIRMERRLWLAVLTAQRDLGVDVPDGVVEAYRRVLDQVDLASIAQRERVTRHDVKARIEEFSALAGHEHVHKGMTSRDLTENVEQLQVRASLELIRDRVVATLARLARLAVEYSGLVLTGRSHNVAAQATTLGKRFASAAEELLIAYERLDDLIGRYPLRGIKGPVGTAADQLDLLDGDAGKVAELERRVAEHLGFGRVLDSVGQVYPRSLDFDVLSALAQVAAGPSSLATTIRLMVGQELATEGFQPGQVGSSAMPHKMNTRSSERVNGFAVIIRGYLSMAGELAGDQWNEGDVSCSVVRRVALPDAFFAADGLFQTFLTVLDEFGAYPAVVNRELERFLPFLATTKILVAAVRRGVGREVAHEVIKEHAVAVALAMREKGATENDLFDRLAADHRLNLTRADIAGLVADRTAFVGAASAQVRAVAERVAGVVARHPDAAAYTPPPIL; this is encoded by the coding sequence GTGACGACGATCCCGAACGTGCTCGCCAACCGGTATGCCTCCCCCGAACTGGTCGCCCTCTGGTCCCCGGAGGAGAAGATTCGGATGGAGCGGCGGCTCTGGCTGGCCGTGCTCACCGCCCAGCGGGATCTCGGCGTGGACGTGCCGGACGGGGTGGTCGAGGCGTACCGGCGGGTGCTCGACCAGGTCGACCTGGCCTCGATCGCGCAGCGGGAGCGGGTCACCCGACACGACGTGAAGGCGCGGATCGAGGAGTTCAGCGCGCTCGCCGGGCACGAGCACGTGCACAAGGGCATGACCTCTCGGGACCTGACCGAGAACGTCGAGCAGCTTCAGGTGCGGGCGTCCCTGGAGCTGATCCGGGATCGGGTGGTCGCCACCCTGGCCCGGTTGGCTCGGCTCGCCGTCGAGTATTCCGGCCTGGTGCTGACGGGGCGCTCGCACAACGTGGCGGCGCAGGCCACCACACTGGGCAAGCGTTTCGCGTCGGCGGCGGAGGAGCTGCTGATCGCGTACGAGCGGCTGGACGACCTGATCGGGCGGTATCCGCTGCGCGGGATCAAGGGTCCGGTCGGTACCGCCGCGGACCAGCTCGACCTGCTCGACGGTGATGCCGGCAAGGTGGCCGAGCTGGAGCGACGGGTGGCGGAGCATCTCGGGTTCGGCCGGGTGCTGGACAGCGTCGGGCAGGTCTACCCGCGTTCGCTCGACTTCGACGTGCTCTCGGCGTTGGCCCAGGTGGCGGCCGGGCCGTCGTCGCTGGCCACCACGATCCGGCTGATGGTCGGGCAGGAGTTGGCCACCGAGGGCTTCCAGCCGGGCCAGGTGGGCTCCAGCGCGATGCCGCACAAGATGAACACCCGGTCGTCGGAGCGGGTGAACGGCTTCGCGGTGATCATCAGAGGTTACCTGTCGATGGCCGGTGAGCTGGCCGGCGACCAGTGGAACGAAGGGGACGTCTCCTGTTCGGTGGTACGCCGGGTGGCGCTGCCGGACGCGTTCTTCGCCGCCGACGGGCTGTTCCAGACGTTCCTCACCGTGCTGGACGAGTTCGGCGCGTACCCGGCGGTGGTCAACCGGGAGTTGGAGCGTTTCCTGCCGTTCCTGGCCACCACCAAGATCCTGGTCGCGGCGGTACGGCGGGGCGTCGGTCGGGAGGTCGCGCACGAGGTGATCAAGGAGCACGCGGTGGCGGTCGCCCTGGCGATGCGGGAGAAGGGCGCGACCGAGAATGACCTGTTCGACCGGCTCGCCGCAGACCACCGGCTGAACCTGACCCGTGCCGACATCGCCGGCCTGGTGGCCGACCGTACGGCCTTCGTCGGCGCCGCTTCCGCCCAGGTCCGTGCGGTGGCGGAACGGGTCGCGGGGGTGGTCGCCCGCCACCCCGACGCCGCCGCGTACACACCGCCGCCGATCCTCTGA
- a CDS encoding acetyl-CoA C-acetyltransferase — translation MQNIRRVAVIGGNRIPFARSNSRYAEASNADLLGAALDGLVARYGLAGQQVGEVVAGAVLKHSRDYNLTREVVLGSTLDPHTPAYDIQQACGTGLEAAILVANKIALGQLDVGIAGGVDTTSDAPLAVNEEMRRTLLTLNTARTLGERLRIAARLRPSQPFRPEIPRNAEPRTGLSMGEHAARTAVRWQVDRRSQDELALRSHHRLAAAYERGFFDDLMTPYLGLTRDQNLRPDTSLEKLGSLRPVFGTKGPDAEQATMTAGNSSPLTDGASTVLLASEEWAQAHSLPVQAWFTWSQTAAVDFVPGEEGLLMAPAYAVPRMLARAGLTLQDFDFYEIHEAFAAQVLATLAAWESPEFCRDRLGLDAPLGAIDPDRINVNGSSLAAGHPFAATGGRIVATLAKLLAERGGGRGLISICAAGGQGVTAILER, via the coding sequence GTGCAGAACATCCGGCGGGTCGCGGTCATCGGCGGCAACCGCATCCCCTTCGCCCGCTCCAACTCACGGTACGCCGAAGCGTCCAACGCGGACCTGCTCGGCGCGGCCCTCGACGGGCTGGTCGCCCGGTACGGGCTGGCCGGCCAGCAGGTCGGCGAGGTGGTGGCGGGTGCCGTGCTGAAGCACTCCCGGGACTACAACCTGACCCGCGAGGTGGTGCTCGGCTCGACGCTCGACCCACACACCCCCGCGTACGACATCCAGCAGGCATGCGGCACCGGCCTGGAGGCAGCCATCCTGGTCGCCAACAAGATTGCGCTGGGGCAACTCGACGTAGGCATCGCCGGTGGTGTCGACACCACGTCCGATGCGCCGCTTGCGGTGAACGAGGAGATGCGGCGCACGCTGCTCACCCTCAACACTGCCCGCACCCTCGGGGAACGGCTGCGGATCGCCGCGCGGCTGCGCCCCTCGCAACCGTTCCGGCCGGAGATTCCGCGCAACGCCGAGCCCCGCACCGGCCTGTCCATGGGAGAACACGCCGCCCGCACCGCCGTCCGCTGGCAGGTCGACCGGCGGTCGCAGGACGAGCTGGCCCTGCGGTCGCACCACCGGCTGGCCGCCGCGTACGAGCGTGGGTTCTTCGACGACCTGATGACGCCGTACCTCGGGTTGACCCGGGACCAGAACCTGCGCCCGGACACCAGCCTGGAGAAGCTCGGCAGCCTCCGCCCGGTCTTCGGGACGAAGGGGCCGGACGCCGAGCAGGCGACCATGACCGCCGGCAACTCGTCGCCGCTGACCGACGGCGCGTCGACCGTGCTGCTCGCCAGTGAGGAGTGGGCGCAGGCGCACAGCCTGCCGGTGCAGGCGTGGTTCACCTGGTCGCAGACCGCCGCCGTGGACTTCGTGCCCGGTGAGGAAGGGCTGTTGATGGCCCCTGCGTACGCGGTGCCCCGGATGCTGGCCCGCGCCGGGCTGACCCTCCAGGACTTCGACTTCTACGAGATCCACGAGGCGTTCGCCGCGCAGGTCCTGGCCACTCTGGCCGCCTGGGAGTCGCCGGAGTTCTGCAGGGACCGGCTCGGCCTGGACGCCCCACTCGGAGCGATCGACCCGGACCGGATCAACGTCAACGGGTCGTCGCTGGCCGCCGGGCACCCGTTCGCCGCGACCGGCGGCCGGATCGTGGCGACCCTGGCCAAGCTGCTCGCTGAGCGAGGTGGCGGCCGCGGGCTCATCTCGATCTGCGCCGCGGGCGGGCAGGGCGTCACGGCGATCCTGGAGCGCTGA
- a CDS encoding 3-oxoacyl-ACP reductase: MTDRYASFVQSGVGRALVKRLGLPDPPQLRRHRPGDPLVPGPVLLGAAAGGRIAGPVGKLLTAAGVELRDPADVAAGTRLGALVYDATGVTDSTALRQLYDYLHPHARSVLPSGRVIVLGTAPAECATPREATAQRALEGLTRSIGKEFGRGVTAHLVYVSDTGDPGTATSLEATLRFLLSGRSAYVSGQVVRVGTGQAEPPADWDRPLDGQVVLVTGAARGIGAALARVLARDGAQVVALDIPAAGDELAAVANKIGATAVQLDLTAPDAPTRLADHLSARHGRADVVVHNAGITRDRTLGRMDVDRWDQVLDVNLSSQERINDVLLERGLIPAGGRIVSVSSIAGIAGNRGQTNYATSKAGVIGLVESLAPTLRERGISVNAVAPGFVETRLTARVPLVLREAGRRMNSLAQGGLPVDVAETISWLAWPATGAVSGNVVRVCGQSLLGA, encoded by the coding sequence ATGACCGACAGGTACGCGAGCTTCGTCCAATCAGGGGTCGGCCGCGCGCTGGTCAAGCGCCTCGGGCTGCCCGACCCGCCACAACTACGCCGGCACCGGCCCGGTGACCCCCTCGTCCCCGGACCCGTCCTGCTCGGTGCCGCCGCCGGCGGCCGCATCGCCGGTCCGGTCGGCAAACTCCTCACGGCCGCCGGGGTCGAACTCCGCGATCCGGCCGACGTCGCCGCCGGGACCAGGCTCGGCGCCCTCGTGTACGACGCGACCGGCGTCACGGATTCGACCGCGCTGCGCCAGCTGTACGACTACCTGCACCCGCATGCCCGCTCGGTGCTGCCCAGCGGGCGGGTGATCGTGCTCGGCACCGCACCCGCCGAGTGCGCCACGCCCCGGGAGGCCACCGCCCAGCGGGCCCTCGAAGGGCTGACCCGCAGCATCGGCAAGGAGTTCGGCCGGGGAGTCACCGCTCACCTGGTGTACGTGAGCGACACCGGCGACCCGGGCACCGCCACCAGCCTCGAAGCCACCCTCCGGTTCCTGCTCTCCGGGCGCTCCGCGTACGTCTCCGGCCAGGTGGTCCGGGTCGGCACCGGGCAGGCCGAACCCCCGGCGGATTGGGACCGCCCGCTGGACGGTCAGGTGGTGCTGGTCACCGGTGCGGCGCGCGGGATCGGCGCGGCGCTGGCCCGGGTCCTCGCCCGAGACGGTGCCCAGGTGGTTGCCCTGGACATCCCGGCCGCCGGCGACGAACTGGCCGCGGTGGCGAACAAGATCGGGGCCACCGCCGTGCAGCTCGACCTCACCGCCCCCGACGCCCCGACGCGGCTGGCCGATCACCTGTCCGCCCGGCACGGCCGGGCCGACGTGGTGGTGCACAACGCGGGCATCACCCGGGACCGGACGCTCGGTCGGATGGACGTCGACCGGTGGGACCAGGTACTCGACGTCAACCTGTCGAGCCAGGAGCGGATCAACGACGTCCTGCTGGAGCGCGGCTTGATTCCGGCCGGCGGCCGGATCGTCTCGGTCTCCTCGATCGCCGGGATCGCCGGCAACCGGGGGCAGACCAACTACGCCACCAGCAAGGCCGGCGTGATCGGCCTGGTCGAGTCGCTCGCCCCGACCCTGCGGGAGCGCGGCATCAGCGTCAACGCGGTCGCCCCGGGGTTCGTCGAGACCCGGCTGACCGCCCGGGTTCCGCTGGTGCTGCGCGAGGCCGGCCGACGGATGAACAGCCTCGCCCAGGGTGGACTACCGGTGGATGTCGCCGAGACGATCAGCTGGCTGGCCTGGCCAGCCACCGGCGCGGTCAGCGGCAACGTCGTCCGGGTCTGCGGCCAGAGCCTGCTGGGGGCGTGA